A single genomic interval of Brevibacillus brevis harbors:
- a CDS encoding class I SAM-dependent methyltransferase — protein sequence MQDFLVFLRRFIAEPGRVGSIIPSSRFLCEQMLKSVDWASTDVILELGPGTGAFTQTIYQRLRPGTQYVLVERDSHFRSMLQSRFPDLPVREEATKLRSYLEEQNLAGADVIISGLPFANFPQELRAAILDEVQSVLKPGGLFITFQYSLQLQAELQDRFPRVKIDFTLLNIPPAFIYTCRNGQSENDQHGA from the coding sequence TTGCAGGACTTCTTGGTCTTTTTGCGACGGTTTATCGCTGAGCCTGGACGCGTCGGTAGTATAATCCCTAGCTCTCGTTTTTTATGTGAGCAAATGTTGAAAAGCGTCGATTGGGCTTCAACCGATGTGATCCTGGAGCTGGGACCTGGTACAGGGGCATTTACCCAAACGATCTATCAGCGCTTGCGTCCCGGCACACAGTACGTGCTTGTGGAACGAGATTCCCATTTTCGCTCTATGCTTCAATCACGTTTTCCCGATCTTCCTGTCAGGGAGGAAGCGACTAAACTTAGGTCTTACTTGGAGGAGCAGAACCTTGCAGGTGCAGATGTCATTATCTCAGGTCTGCCATTCGCCAATTTTCCACAAGAGCTGCGGGCAGCAATTCTGGACGAAGTTCAATCTGTACTGAAGCCAGGGGGCCTATTTATTACATTCCAATATTCGCTACAACTCCAAGCTGAGTTGCAGGATCGTTTTCCCCGGGTCAAGATCGACTTTACCCTGTTGAACATTCCGCCTGCATTCATCTATACCTGTCGTAATGGTCAAAGTGAAAACGATCAGCATGGGGCGTGA
- a CDS encoding YneF family protein, with the protein MAWYNWVIPIVTLLIGLAGGFYGGTYLLKKQMSNMQMDEKQLQAMARSMGMNLNQKQLKQMSRTMKNMKMPNKFGK; encoded by the coding sequence ATGGCTTGGTACAACTGGGTAATTCCAATTGTTACATTGTTAATCGGTCTCGCTGGTGGATTTTATGGAGGGACTTATTTATTGAAAAAACAAATGTCCAACATGCAAATGGACGAAAAGCAGCTTCAAGCCATGGCCCGTTCAATGGGGATGAATCTCAACCAAAAGCAGCTTAAACAAATGAGCCGTACGATGAAAAACATGAAAATGCCAAATAAATTCGGGAAGTAG
- a CDS encoding HAMP domain-containing sensor histidine kinase produces the protein MRRQRLASIQWQYVRYGMLLAVSAVTAAFICFFWLYFLWKDHPGIHRWYNEVISDRNFVWWLEEYIGINLPADPEGLIQLAAFVVSLPAGVLVALIISYIIGNLLKKRLSVLWEAAMKLGRGMLSYRVPELGVDEVGELGWQINRLASQWEEQVASLQRLSNHNAALAEQLKHAAVTEERQRLARELHDAVSQQLFAIAMTTAAMKRLVEKNPQRAAQQIELVEEMAAAAQAEMRALLLHLRPATLQNKSLKEAVLELLDELTRKNTMQLTWEIEDVEGLPSGIEDHLFRILQESLSNTLRHARATQITVKLFTLQEQVRLRVTDDGVGFDPDGEKMTSYGLRSMQERVAEVGGSMEIYSAIGKGTQIEVRIPLMSQTEREG, from the coding sequence ATGCGTCGACAGCGATTGGCAAGTATTCAGTGGCAATACGTGCGCTATGGCATGTTACTGGCCGTCAGTGCAGTTACTGCCGCGTTTATTTGTTTCTTTTGGCTATACTTTTTATGGAAAGATCACCCGGGGATTCATCGGTGGTACAACGAAGTAATCAGCGACCGCAACTTCGTGTGGTGGCTTGAAGAATATATAGGCATCAATCTGCCTGCCGATCCAGAGGGCTTGATTCAGCTTGCTGCTTTTGTTGTCTCTTTGCCTGCAGGTGTCTTAGTAGCATTGATCATTTCCTATATCATCGGGAATTTGTTGAAAAAGAGACTCAGTGTACTGTGGGAAGCTGCCATGAAACTTGGGCGCGGGATGCTGTCGTATCGGGTTCCCGAATTGGGAGTCGATGAAGTTGGCGAATTAGGATGGCAGATCAATCGCTTGGCTTCGCAATGGGAAGAGCAAGTGGCATCCTTGCAGCGGCTGTCGAACCACAATGCGGCTCTCGCAGAACAATTGAAGCATGCAGCGGTAACAGAGGAGCGACAGAGATTGGCGAGAGAACTGCATGATGCAGTCAGCCAGCAGTTGTTCGCCATCGCCATGACGACGGCGGCGATGAAGCGGCTTGTAGAAAAGAATCCTCAACGTGCAGCACAGCAGATTGAATTGGTCGAAGAGATGGCAGCAGCTGCACAAGCGGAGATGAGGGCATTGCTCTTGCATCTTCGTCCGGCTACGTTGCAAAACAAGTCATTGAAGGAAGCCGTTCTGGAACTTTTAGATGAGCTGACGCGTAAAAATACCATGCAGCTAACTTGGGAGATCGAAGACGTCGAAGGCTTGCCGAGTGGAATTGAGGATCATTTATTCCGCATTTTGCAGGAATCCTTGTCCAATACATTGCGGCATGCCAGAGCTACCCAGATTACAGTGAAGCTGTTTACGCTGCAAGAGCAGGTTCGCCTGCGAGTAACGGATGACGGTGTTGGTTTTGATCCGGATGGGGAGAAAATGACGTCCTACGGTTTACGCAGTATGCAAGAGCGCGTAGCAGAGGTCGGAGGCTCCATGGAGATTTACTCGGCAATTGGGAAGGGGACGCAAATTGAGGTGCGTATTCCTCTAATGTCACAGACGGAACGGGAAGGGTGA
- a CDS encoding LysR family transcriptional regulator, with the protein MELLQLHYFRTVAKWQHMTKAAQELRIAQPALSKTIARLEEDVGVPLFDRERGRIRLNTFGKAYLERVDKALNLLEEGQKVVSDLAGMEHGRIHLATSTLDLLSEPLGKFLALHPDVHFQITQASIEEMATLLESGEVDICFTHLPIRVPDILTTPVLKEDIHVAVPRTHHLAKQTSIRLSELAEESFIGYREDFPIQMLYDQFFQKAEITPKFACRVDDPGSIQKLVRAGLGIALYGCISREEDPHLVMIPIEHPICQRHFQMIRHEKRYLSLAARKFCDFIIRYFAESLEK; encoded by the coding sequence ATGGAATTGTTGCAATTGCACTATTTCCGAACAGTGGCCAAGTGGCAGCATATGACGAAAGCCGCCCAAGAGCTGCGGATTGCTCAGCCTGCTCTCAGCAAAACGATTGCTCGGTTGGAAGAGGATGTCGGGGTTCCGTTATTTGACCGCGAGCGAGGACGTATTCGGCTGAATACATTTGGGAAGGCGTATTTGGAGCGTGTAGATAAAGCACTGAACCTCTTGGAGGAAGGTCAAAAAGTCGTATCGGATCTGGCCGGAATGGAGCATGGTCGTATTCATCTGGCAACGTCGACCTTGGATTTGTTATCAGAACCGTTGGGCAAGTTTCTCGCCCTCCATCCCGATGTTCATTTCCAAATCACGCAAGCCTCCATTGAAGAAATGGCAACCCTCCTGGAGTCAGGCGAAGTGGATATTTGCTTCACGCATTTGCCGATCAGGGTGCCGGATATTTTGACTACGCCCGTATTGAAAGAAGATATTCACGTAGCTGTCCCCCGCACCCATCACCTAGCCAAACAAACCAGTATTCGACTAAGCGAGCTGGCTGAAGAGTCCTTTATCGGCTACAGAGAGGACTTTCCCATCCAAATGCTGTACGATCAGTTCTTTCAAAAAGCAGAGATTACCCCCAAATTCGCCTGTCGGGTAGATGATCCCGGCTCTATCCAAAAGCTGGTCCGCGCAGGTCTTGGCATCGCCCTCTACGGTTGTATCAGTCGGGAGGAAGACCCTCACCTTGTCATGATTCCGATCGAACACCCGATCTGCCAGCGACATTTTCAAATGATTCGGCACGAAAAAAGATATCTCTCCCTGGCAGCACGCAAATTCTGTGATTTTATCATCCGGTATTTTGCTGAATCTCTTGAAAAATAA
- a CDS encoding N-acetylmuramoyl-L-alanine amidase family protein: MAPIVILDAGHGGSDPGGGNNTQFTEKDMNLQISLYQYNRFLDLNIPVAITRTTDVTLTSEDRTALVRNSGARYCISNHINSGGGRGSEVIYSIYGPPTFPQLIQDALAAEGMPNRRIFTRTLPDNPRLDYYFMHRETGSVETVIVEYGFADNALDANKLQQDWRDLAEGVIRAFCTYAKLPYQPPTTPTSTPKPTAAPTLAPTTSPGNGGGNVPDWKQEAVNWLYDQGLLTDEQWRQQPDQPLPLWAQAVILKRLFEKLKT; the protein is encoded by the coding sequence ATGGCTCCAATTGTGATTCTGGACGCTGGACACGGTGGCAGTGATCCAGGCGGAGGCAACAACACGCAATTTACCGAGAAAGATATGAATTTGCAAATATCGCTCTACCAATATAATCGCTTTTTGGATTTAAATATTCCTGTCGCGATCACACGGACAACCGATGTGACTCTGACGAGTGAGGATCGGACTGCCCTGGTTCGAAACAGCGGCGCTCGCTACTGTATATCCAACCATATTAACTCAGGTGGCGGCCGAGGCTCCGAGGTCATTTACTCGATTTATGGCCCCCCAACCTTTCCCCAATTGATCCAGGATGCCCTGGCAGCGGAAGGGATGCCGAATCGACGCATTTTTACGCGGACACTGCCAGATAATCCGCGACTCGATTACTACTTCATGCACCGGGAGACTGGCAGCGTGGAGACAGTAATCGTCGAATACGGCTTTGCTGACAATGCTTTGGACGCAAATAAACTGCAACAGGATTGGCGAGATCTCGCGGAAGGGGTAATCCGGGCATTTTGCACGTACGCTAAACTTCCTTACCAGCCCCCTACGACTCCTACTTCTACTCCAAAACCTACTGCAGCACCGACCCTTGCTCCCACCACTTCTCCTGGAAACGGAGGAGGGAATGTGCCTGACTGGAAGCAGGAAGCCGTCAACTGGCTGTATGATCAAGGCTTATTAACCGACGAACAATGGCGTCAACAGCCTGACCAACCTCTGCCACTCTGGGCACAAGCTGTCATCCTGAAGCGTTTATTCGAAAAGCTTAAAACGTAA
- the liaF gene encoding cell wall-active antibiotics response protein LiaF has translation MKLSRLHKMLAGILIIFTGIGLLLDSLGIISFGLFDLWPMVLIYFGLRLWGQKTRIGGGILISLGTIIAMDMWFGVGIDDLFQIAVPIVFIYFGFQLIRGKSSRQDQRANQPLGDRETPSAAETIMTSDASVQSDVKVSTEERPWLDSWNKWKHVSGKIPHHDGMSSSPDDTLPKDSRSSLIGDYHLTSGRFELNHLHVWHGIGDVVIDLSRAVLIRDEAILVVEGWVGDVTIYVPVDLPVSVTAGLSIGDLEVLSHRQGGINRSVKIRSDQYDEALQKVNLHISLLVGDIKVKYI, from the coding sequence GTGAAACTGTCCCGTTTGCACAAAATGTTGGCTGGTATCCTGATTATTTTTACGGGAATCGGCCTTTTGTTAGATAGTTTGGGTATCATTTCGTTCGGTCTGTTTGATTTGTGGCCGATGGTGCTTATTTATTTCGGCCTTCGTTTGTGGGGGCAGAAAACTAGGATTGGCGGAGGGATTCTAATCTCCCTGGGGACCATCATCGCGATGGATATGTGGTTTGGTGTCGGGATCGATGATTTGTTCCAGATTGCAGTGCCAATCGTGTTTATTTATTTCGGGTTTCAGTTGATTCGGGGCAAGAGCAGCAGACAAGATCAACGTGCGAATCAACCTTTAGGCGATAGGGAGACCCCGTCTGCTGCGGAGACGATTATGACAAGTGATGCGAGTGTTCAGAGTGACGTAAAGGTTTCAACAGAGGAACGCCCTTGGCTAGATAGCTGGAATAAATGGAAGCATGTTAGTGGCAAAATTCCTCATCACGATGGAATGTCTTCATCACCTGACGACACGTTGCCAAAAGATTCCCGCAGTTCTCTGATTGGAGATTATCACCTGACCTCGGGGCGTTTTGAACTGAATCACTTACATGTCTGGCATGGAATCGGGGATGTCGTGATTGATCTTTCCCGGGCAGTGTTGATACGGGATGAGGCGATTCTTGTCGTAGAGGGCTGGGTAGGCGATGTGACGATTTATGTGCCTGTCGATCTTCCTGTATCGGTAACGGCAGGGTTGAGTATTGGTGACCTGGAGGTGCTAAGCCACCGTCAGGGAGGTATCAATCGCAGTGTTAAGATTCGTTCAGATCAGTATGATGAAGCATTGCAAAAAGTAAACTTGCATATCTCGCTGCTTGTCGGCGATATAAAAGTCAAGTACATCTAG
- a CDS encoding response regulator, producing MIRVLLVDDHEMVRMGLAAYLSTEDDIEVVAEAGSGEEGVRMTQELRPDVVLMDLVMEGIGGVEATRRIRESCPSSKVIVLTSFIDDEKVYPVIEAGAFSYLLKTSRAAEIAKAIRSAAAGEPVLESRVAGKIMARFRHGQESHPHEQLTPRELEVLKLIGQGKSNQEIADELIIGIKTVKTHVSNILAKLNVEDRTQAAIYVHTHSLG from the coding sequence GTGATTCGGGTACTACTGGTAGATGATCACGAAATGGTTCGGATGGGTCTGGCTGCTTATTTGTCTACAGAGGACGATATTGAAGTCGTAGCAGAGGCAGGCAGTGGAGAAGAAGGCGTGCGGATGACGCAAGAGCTGCGCCCGGATGTCGTTCTGATGGATTTGGTCATGGAAGGCATCGGTGGTGTGGAAGCGACTCGGCGTATTCGTGAAAGCTGTCCTTCCAGTAAGGTTATTGTTTTGACTAGCTTTATTGATGATGAAAAGGTATATCCGGTCATTGAAGCGGGGGCATTCAGCTACTTGCTGAAGACTTCACGTGCGGCCGAGATTGCAAAGGCAATCCGCTCTGCTGCGGCGGGTGAGCCAGTTTTGGAATCGAGGGTAGCAGGAAAAATTATGGCCCGTTTCCGTCACGGTCAAGAGTCCCATCCCCATGAGCAACTAACGCCGCGTGAATTGGAGGTTTTGAAGCTGATCGGTCAGGGCAAGTCCAACCAGGAGATTGCAGATGAGCTGATTATCGGGATCAAAACGGTCAAGACTCATGTGAGCAACATTCTTGCCAAGCTGAATGTGGAGGATCGCACGCAAGCGGCTATTTACGTGCATACACATAGCTTAGGCTAA
- a CDS encoding PspA/IM30 family protein codes for MSIFKRLRDLTVASVNDALDSMEDPVVMLNQYMRDMEVEIGQVEVAVARQVALEKKFRQQLDEANALIEKRDRQVKLALTEGEDELARRALADKKQYEGRAAEYEALYLSASEAATQMREKLAELKEEFYKMRAKRFTLMARAQVARTQKQVNQAVVGIGNQSAGRGFARMEEKVMRMEAEAQMSGQWRQTNRAWENALSDLEKDDLDAELASIKASINEVKTPVAKPVQS; via the coding sequence ATGAGTATCTTTAAACGTTTGCGTGACCTGACAGTAGCTTCGGTAAATGATGCATTGGATTCAATGGAAGATCCGGTAGTAATGCTGAATCAATATATGCGTGACATGGAAGTAGAAATCGGACAAGTTGAAGTAGCGGTTGCCCGTCAGGTTGCACTGGAAAAGAAATTCCGCCAGCAATTGGACGAAGCCAATGCTCTGATCGAAAAACGCGATCGACAAGTCAAGCTCGCCTTGACTGAGGGAGAAGATGAGTTGGCTCGTCGAGCACTCGCTGACAAGAAGCAGTACGAGGGCCGTGCAGCGGAATATGAAGCTCTCTACCTGTCAGCATCCGAGGCAGCTACGCAAATGCGCGAGAAGCTGGCTGAGCTGAAGGAAGAGTTCTATAAAATGCGTGCGAAAAGGTTCACACTGATGGCACGTGCACAAGTAGCTCGTACACAAAAGCAAGTCAATCAAGCAGTTGTCGGTATCGGCAATCAGTCCGCAGGCCGTGGCTTCGCCCGCATGGAAGAGAAAGTCATGCGCATGGAAGCAGAAGCGCAAATGAGTGGACAATGGCGCCAAACGAACCGCGCTTGGGAGAACGCTTTGTCTGACCTGGAAAAGGATGATCTCGATGCAGAACTTGCCAGCATCAAAGCATCCATCAATGAAGTGAAAACACCGGTAGCTAAACCAGTACAATCCTAA
- a CDS encoding metallophosphoesterase has translation MRHKPQTRSKVLSADNGVDIVGDVHGCYDEFIELLKRLGYEQTRDGTYRHPHGRKLLSLGDITSRGPYSIKMLQFFHHHITAGLAEMVDSNHGWKVARWLDGRPVTLAHGDEKVEEEIRLYQQEYGPKKASLLREQSRRLLFSSPSHMIIKRNEKIVAVAVHAGIRDDYIGMDSPAVYTFCRYGDVAGTGPDGRPIRREWAKERKVTSPIIVWGHDPHPEPKRKNGTINIDQGCVFGGMLTAYRYPEDELVSVPAKRNYSGLADTPLTRFKADD, from the coding sequence ATGAGGCACAAACCTCAAACACGCTCCAAGGTGCTTTCGGCTGACAATGGTGTGGATATCGTCGGCGATGTTCACGGCTGTTACGACGAATTTATAGAATTGCTCAAACGCTTGGGATATGAACAAACCCGAGACGGTACATATCGCCATCCCCACGGCCGAAAGCTCCTTTCCCTCGGTGATATCACGAGTCGTGGGCCTTACTCAATCAAGATGCTGCAATTTTTTCACCATCATATCACGGCAGGTCTGGCTGAGATGGTAGATAGTAACCACGGATGGAAAGTAGCTCGCTGGTTGGATGGCAGACCAGTGACATTGGCTCACGGAGATGAAAAGGTAGAAGAGGAGATTCGGCTGTATCAGCAAGAATACGGACCGAAGAAGGCCTCCTTGCTGCGAGAACAGAGTCGCAGATTGCTATTTTCTTCGCCTTCGCACATGATCATCAAACGGAATGAAAAAATAGTAGCGGTCGCCGTTCATGCGGGGATTCGCGATGATTACATAGGAATGGATTCGCCTGCGGTATACACGTTTTGCCGATATGGCGATGTGGCAGGGACGGGACCGGATGGGCGCCCGATCCGTAGAGAATGGGCAAAAGAACGAAAAGTGACTTCGCCCATAATCGTATGGGGACATGATCCGCATCCAGAGCCAAAACGAAAAAATGGCACCATCAACATCGACCAGGGATGTGTCTTCGGCGGAATGCTAACCGCCTATCGCTACCCAGAGGACGAATTGGTGAGTGTGCCAGCAAAAAGAAACTATTCGGGCTTAGCGGATACGCCACTTACCCGTTTTAAGGCAGACGATTAA
- a CDS encoding 2-isopropylmalate synthase, with amino-acid sequence MTKRIHIFDTTLRDGEQAPGASLSPEQKIVIAKHLADLGVDVIEPGFPISSPGDFMAVQRISQEVHGVEICGFARAVKEDIDAAVRATQAAERRRLHMFLSSSSIHLDFQLRKSREQVIKIAREMIAYGKQYVDRIEFSPMDATRTGDEFLFEMIEAAIEEGATIINIPDTVGYALPEEYGAMFTRVMKNVRGSDKVEFSAHCHNDLGLAVANSLAAIRAGVTQVEVTVNGVGERAGNCSLEELVMAIETRKEALDAETGIRPEHIYTTSQKVSRAMSFPIAFNKPIVGRNAFQHEAGIHQDGLLKERSTYEIMDPESLGVPRNMIILGKHSGRHAIKHRVNEFGIQLTDEQMETLYVQFKELADKQKVVQDHQLLELVGHTVNAVLEPFTLVNAQVLTGTSGHRMASCTITNNATGEEQAYSGTGEGPVEALVAGIKQALPFDVEFTDMELYSLSSGEHATGEAIVTVSANGSYFKGVAEHRDVLMAVAQAFMAASNQAVRDHQAKAVTVGAN; translated from the coding sequence ATGACAAAACGAATCCATATTTTTGATACGACACTGCGTGACGGAGAGCAAGCGCCAGGAGCGTCTCTTTCGCCTGAGCAAAAAATCGTGATAGCAAAGCACTTGGCAGACCTCGGCGTAGATGTCATTGAACCGGGCTTCCCAATCTCCAGCCCTGGTGACTTCATGGCGGTGCAACGTATTTCGCAAGAGGTGCACGGCGTGGAGATTTGTGGCTTTGCTCGTGCGGTGAAAGAGGACATCGACGCTGCTGTTCGGGCTACACAAGCGGCCGAGCGTCGCAGACTCCACATGTTTCTGTCATCCTCCAGCATTCATCTGGACTTCCAACTCCGCAAGTCAAGAGAGCAGGTGATTAAGATTGCCCGCGAGATGATTGCGTACGGAAAACAGTATGTAGACCGGATTGAATTTTCCCCGATGGATGCGACACGTACTGGCGATGAGTTTTTGTTTGAGATGATCGAAGCGGCAATTGAAGAAGGGGCGACCATTATCAACATCCCCGATACAGTAGGGTACGCACTTCCAGAAGAGTATGGGGCCATGTTCACTCGTGTCATGAAAAACGTTCGTGGCAGCGACAAGGTGGAGTTCAGTGCCCACTGTCACAATGACCTGGGACTCGCGGTTGCAAACAGTTTGGCAGCGATTCGAGCGGGGGTCACTCAAGTCGAGGTAACAGTCAACGGGGTCGGTGAGCGGGCAGGGAACTGCTCCTTGGAAGAGCTGGTGATGGCAATTGAGACGCGAAAAGAAGCATTGGATGCCGAGACTGGCATCAGACCGGAGCACATTTACACCACTTCGCAAAAGGTGAGCCGTGCCATGAGCTTCCCGATTGCTTTCAACAAACCAATTGTCGGTCGCAATGCCTTTCAGCACGAAGCGGGGATTCATCAGGACGGTCTCTTAAAAGAGCGCAGCACGTACGAAATCATGGACCCGGAGAGCTTGGGGGTACCTCGCAACATGATCATTCTCGGAAAGCACTCCGGTCGCCATGCGATCAAGCACCGCGTAAACGAATTTGGGATACAGCTGACCGATGAGCAGATGGAGACACTGTACGTCCAATTTAAAGAACTGGCTGACAAGCAAAAAGTTGTCCAGGATCATCAGTTGCTTGAGCTGGTAGGACATACGGTGAACGCGGTACTGGAGCCATTCACACTGGTCAATGCGCAAGTGCTCACCGGCACATCCGGACATCGTATGGCTTCCTGCACGATTACGAACAATGCGACAGGAGAAGAACAAGCATACTCTGGCACCGGAGAAGGACCTGTTGAGGCATTGGTAGCGGGCATCAAGCAGGCACTGCCGTTCGACGTGGAGTTTACGGACATGGAGCTGTATTCATTGTCGTCGGGAGAGCATGCGACAGGCGAAGCGATCGTGACGGTCAGCGCCAATGGAAGTTATTTTAAAGGAGTTGCCGAGCATCGAGATGTACTGATGGCGGTCGCGCAGGCGTTTATGGCGGCGAGCAATCAGGCGGTGCGTGATCATCAGGCCAAAGCTGTAACAGTCGGGGCCAACTAA
- a CDS encoding LiaF transmembrane domain-containing protein, with the protein MSERSGKVLLGLVLLLVGGLVLLDLVGIDIGDLLGFIIPGVIMIYGAKKIMGQTGSRFWGILVFLFGFLMLIGKLDLLFHALLAIGVIYLGYRLLRPSQEPKQAPPAWEREWAQKVLKEDTLDAWEKNVTKRS; encoded by the coding sequence ATGAGCGAACGGTCTGGCAAAGTTCTACTCGGGCTGGTTCTGCTGCTAGTCGGTGGGTTGGTTCTACTAGATCTGGTGGGTATCGATATCGGAGACTTGCTCGGGTTCATCATTCCCGGTGTGATCATGATATACGGTGCCAAAAAGATTATGGGACAAACCGGTTCACGCTTTTGGGGAATCCTGGTCTTCCTATTCGGGTTCCTGATGTTGATTGGCAAGCTTGACCTACTATTTCACGCACTTCTGGCCATTGGGGTGATTTATCTGGGATATCGCTTACTGCGTCCCAGCCAAGAACCTAAACAAGCTCCACCTGCTTGGGAGCGTGAATGGGCCCAAAAAGTATTAAAGGAAGATACGCTAGACGCTTGGGAGAAAAACGTAACCAAACGGTCATAA
- a CDS encoding MFS transporter, protein MQTEPQQQSAEKVLRVLVFTLMITVMSATMFNIVLPQIRTEFHLSFSQVSWVTSAFLLIYAVGTVMYGKLADSYKLKHLLTFGLILFAIGSVIGFFAQNYGMVLFGRIVQAAGAAVVPATSSIIPVRYFPPESRGRALGISMTGMAIGSALGPVLSSLLVSLLDWRWLFCMPLFTLFAVPFFRKYLEEEEREAVKMDWIGGGLLAITIALLLLSITNQSLLLALGCILAFLLFLVRIRTTAEPFVRPGLFRSKRYSLGLVIAFLMIGSGYSFAFLSPQLLANVNHLAPGLIGFVMVPGAIVTAFLGKKAGILADKKGNSYLFYTASALLLSSFVLFSSFAGVSPFLIAVFLIFGNVGLSFMMISMSNAISQSLPKEQIGVGMGLMAMLNFIAGALAATLYGKTIDGGAAVSWNLFNSYPGASVYSNIYSALVLVILGLAVLYYRQFGRSSVREIN, encoded by the coding sequence ATGCAAACCGAACCACAACAACAATCTGCTGAAAAAGTTCTTCGCGTACTCGTGTTTACCCTCATGATTACGGTGATGAGTGCTACGATGTTCAATATCGTGTTACCGCAAATCAGGACAGAATTTCATTTATCTTTTAGCCAAGTAAGCTGGGTGACGTCTGCCTTTTTGTTAATCTATGCGGTTGGAACCGTGATGTACGGAAAGCTAGCCGATTCCTACAAGCTCAAACATTTGCTTACATTCGGATTGATTCTATTTGCCATCGGCTCCGTTATCGGGTTTTTCGCTCAAAATTATGGCATGGTGTTATTTGGGAGAATTGTGCAGGCAGCAGGAGCTGCAGTTGTTCCGGCGACGTCTTCCATTATTCCGGTGCGTTATTTTCCCCCAGAGAGTAGGGGGCGAGCTCTAGGGATCTCCATGACCGGGATGGCAATCGGTAGCGCATTAGGTCCTGTTCTTTCCTCTTTGCTGGTCAGTCTGCTCGATTGGAGATGGCTGTTCTGCATGCCGTTGTTCACGCTTTTTGCCGTGCCTTTTTTCCGTAAGTATTTGGAGGAGGAGGAGCGGGAGGCTGTCAAAATGGACTGGATCGGCGGTGGGCTTCTCGCCATAACGATTGCGTTGCTTTTGCTATCTATTACGAATCAGAGCTTGTTGCTCGCACTGGGGTGCATCCTCGCATTCCTTCTGTTCTTGGTAAGAATTCGGACGACCGCAGAACCTTTTGTTCGTCCTGGCTTATTCCGGAGCAAACGCTATTCGCTCGGGCTGGTTATTGCCTTTTTGATGATAGGGAGTGGTTATTCGTTCGCTTTCCTTAGTCCACAGTTGTTGGCCAATGTGAATCATCTGGCACCAGGGCTCATTGGCTTTGTCATGGTACCGGGAGCAATTGTGACCGCGTTCTTGGGGAAAAAGGCCGGGATTCTTGCAGATAAGAAAGGGAATTCGTATTTATTTTACACAGCGTCTGCGCTACTTTTGAGCAGCTTTGTCCTCTTCTCTTCCTTTGCGGGAGTATCCCCGTTCCTCATTGCCGTTTTTCTGATTTTTGGTAATGTCGGACTATCGTTTATGATGATTTCGATGTCAAACGCAATCTCGCAGTCGCTACCAAAGGAACAGATCGGCGTCGGTATGGGACTGATGGCAATGCTGAATTTTATTGCAGGTGCACTTGCCGCTACCTTGTACGGCAAAACGATTGATGGAGGAGCTGCTGTGAGCTGGAATCTGTTCAATAGCTATCCAGGAGCGTCCGTCTATAGCAATATTTACTCCGCTTTAGTGCTCGTGATACTGGGTCTCGCCGTCCTATATTACAGACAGTTCGGCCGCAGCTCGGTGAGAGAGATCAATTAA